A region of uncultured Anaeromusa sp. DNA encodes the following proteins:
- the nifJ gene encoding pyruvate:ferredoxin (flavodoxin) oxidoreductase: MKKMKTMDGNTAAAYVSYAFTEVAAIFPITPSSPMAEHVDEWAAQGKKNLFGQPVRVVEMQSEAGAAGAVHGSLQAGALTTTYTASQGLLLMIPNMYKIAGELLPTVFHVSARALAANSLNIFGDHQDVMAARQTGFAMLASNSVQQAMDLALVAHLTALKGRIPFVHFFDGFRTSHEIQKIELIDYEDMAKVTDFEAVDAFRRNALNPDHPVIRGTAQNPDIYFQEREVSNSFYEAIPEMVEAYMQEVYKITGREYHLFDYYGAPDADRLIIAMGSGCEAIEETIDYLRSKGEKVGLLSIHLYRPFSISHFFKYIPKTVKKIAVLDRTKEPGSQAEPLFQDVKTAFYNVKDWQPVIVGGRYGLGSKEFTPAHVVSVFDNLKAAQPKDGFTVGIVDDVTNLSLPLPTEDLDTTPAGTKACKFWGLGSDGTVGANKSAIKIIGDHTDMYAQGYFAYDSKKSGGVTMSHLRFGKSAIKSPYLINKADFIACHNQAYVYKYNVLDGLKPGGSFLLNCIWNEAELETHLPAAMKRFIAKNNISFYTLDAVKIGNEIGLGSRINMIMQSAFFKIADIIPVEDAIKYLKDAVEKSYGKKGQNVVDMNNAAIDQGVNAIVKINVPASWADAPNDLACAEGVKPEFVEKVVDPMNRLEGDSLPVSTFVGVEDGTFPVGTSAYEKRGIAVNVPEWQVDKCIQCNQCAYVCPHAVIRPVLMSDEEVKNAPEGIKTKPAVGAKELHFHLAVSPLDCTGCGNCAQVCPAKEKALIMKPLESQLSNCNDRWNYATKEVSVKANPVNKLTVKGSQFEQPLLEFSGACAGCGETPYVKLVTQLFGNRMMVANATGCTSIWGASAPSMPYCTDRDGHGPAWANSLFEDNAEFGLGMLFGTNAVRAKLADDVAEALKLDLDAELKAAMTDWLEKVDSSEGTRERAARLVAALKGNEGKAPVLAEIAKNSDFFTKRSQWVFGGDGWAYDIGYGGLDHVLASGENINVLVLDTEVYSNTGGQSSKSTPAAAIAQFAASGKKTKKKDLGMMAMSYGYVYVAQIGMGADKNQTLKAIAEAEAYPGPSLVIAYAPCINHGLKKGMGCSQEETKKAVECGYWSLYRFNPDLAEQGKNPFTLDSKEPTGDFQAFLKGEVRYASLQKQNPDNAQALFAKTEKDAADRRATYKRLADA, from the coding sequence ATGAAAAAAATGAAGACAATGGATGGAAACACTGCAGCAGCATACGTATCGTATGCTTTTACCGAAGTAGCTGCGATTTTCCCAATCACTCCTTCCTCACCGATGGCGGAGCATGTGGATGAGTGGGCTGCTCAAGGAAAGAAAAATCTTTTCGGTCAGCCTGTTCGCGTGGTAGAAATGCAGTCTGAAGCCGGTGCTGCTGGTGCGGTGCATGGCTCTCTGCAAGCGGGTGCTTTGACGACCACTTATACGGCGTCTCAGGGTCTGTTGCTAATGATTCCTAATATGTACAAAATTGCCGGCGAATTGTTGCCGACCGTTTTCCATGTCAGCGCACGTGCGTTGGCTGCCAACTCTTTGAATATTTTCGGTGACCATCAGGACGTGATGGCTGCTCGTCAGACAGGTTTTGCCATGCTGGCTTCCAACAGTGTGCAGCAAGCTATGGACCTGGCATTGGTAGCTCACTTGACCGCTCTGAAAGGCCGCATTCCTTTTGTGCATTTCTTTGATGGCTTCCGTACTTCTCATGAAATTCAGAAGATTGAGCTCATCGACTATGAAGATATGGCGAAGGTAACTGACTTTGAAGCAGTTGATGCTTTCCGTCGCAACGCTTTGAATCCGGATCATCCGGTAATTCGCGGGACGGCACAGAATCCGGATATCTACTTCCAGGAGCGTGAAGTTTCTAACAGCTTCTATGAAGCTATTCCTGAAATGGTAGAAGCTTACATGCAGGAAGTATATAAAATTACTGGCCGTGAGTATCATTTGTTTGATTACTACGGCGCTCCTGATGCAGATCGTCTGATCATTGCTATGGGTTCCGGCTGTGAAGCGATTGAAGAAACAATCGATTATTTGCGCAGCAAAGGTGAAAAAGTGGGTCTGCTGTCGATTCATCTGTATCGTCCGTTCTCCATTTCTCACTTCTTCAAATATATTCCTAAAACTGTTAAGAAAATTGCCGTACTGGATCGTACCAAAGAACCAGGCTCTCAGGCTGAACCTTTATTCCAGGACGTTAAAACGGCGTTCTACAATGTTAAAGACTGGCAGCCTGTTATTGTCGGCGGCCGTTATGGCTTGGGTTCCAAAGAATTCACGCCGGCTCATGTGGTTTCGGTTTTTGATAACCTCAAAGCTGCGCAGCCGAAAGACGGCTTCACCGTCGGTATTGTCGACGATGTGACCAATTTGAGCCTGCCGTTGCCGACAGAAGATCTCGATACCACTCCTGCCGGTACGAAAGCCTGTAAGTTCTGGGGCTTGGGTTCCGACGGCACCGTCGGCGCCAACAAGAGCGCCATTAAAATTATCGGCGACCATACGGACATGTATGCGCAAGGCTACTTCGCCTATGACTCCAAGAAGTCCGGCGGCGTTACCATGAGTCACTTGCGTTTTGGCAAATCTGCCATTAAATCGCCTTATCTCATCAACAAAGCTGACTTTATCGCCTGCCACAACCAGGCTTATGTCTACAAATACAATGTTCTTGACGGCTTGAAGCCAGGCGGCAGCTTCCTCTTGAACTGCATCTGGAACGAAGCAGAGCTGGAAACCCATCTGCCGGCGGCCATGAAACGCTTCATTGCCAAAAACAATATTTCCTTCTACACGTTGGACGCTGTGAAGATTGGTAATGAAATCGGTCTGGGCAGCCGCATCAATATGATCATGCAATCGGCGTTCTTTAAAATTGCCGATATCATTCCTGTGGAAGACGCCATTAAGTATCTGAAAGATGCTGTGGAAAAATCCTATGGTAAAAAAGGTCAGAACGTTGTTGACATGAACAATGCAGCCATCGACCAAGGCGTTAACGCTATTGTCAAAATCAACGTGCCTGCTTCTTGGGCGGATGCGCCGAACGATCTGGCTTGCGCCGAAGGCGTCAAACCGGAATTTGTTGAAAAAGTAGTTGACCCCATGAATCGTCTGGAAGGCGACAGCCTGCCTGTGAGTACTTTCGTAGGCGTGGAAGACGGTACCTTCCCGGTAGGAACTTCTGCTTATGAAAAACGCGGCATTGCCGTGAACGTGCCGGAATGGCAAGTTGATAAGTGTATCCAGTGTAACCAGTGCGCCTATGTTTGTCCTCATGCAGTTATTCGTCCGGTACTGATGAGCGACGAAGAAGTTAAAAATGCTCCGGAAGGTATCAAAACCAAGCCGGCTGTAGGCGCTAAAGAACTTCATTTCCATCTGGCTGTTTCTCCGCTGGATTGCACTGGCTGCGGCAACTGTGCGCAGGTATGCCCGGCTAAAGAAAAAGCATTGATCATGAAACCTTTGGAAAGCCAGCTTTCTAATTGCAATGATCGTTGGAATTATGCAACTAAAGAAGTGTCTGTGAAAGCCAACCCTGTGAACAAGCTGACGGTTAAAGGCAGCCAGTTCGAACAGCCGTTGTTGGAATTCTCTGGTGCCTGCGCAGGCTGCGGCGAGACTCCTTACGTCAAATTGGTAACGCAGCTCTTTGGCAATCGCATGATGGTAGCCAACGCTACGGGTTGTACTTCCATCTGGGGCGCCAGCGCTCCGTCCATGCCATACTGCACCGACCGCGATGGTCATGGTCCGGCTTGGGCTAACTCCCTCTTCGAGGACAATGCTGAGTTTGGTTTAGGTATGCTCTTCGGTACTAATGCAGTTCGGGCTAAGTTGGCTGACGATGTAGCAGAAGCGCTCAAACTGGATCTTGATGCGGAACTGAAAGCCGCTATGACCGATTGGCTGGAGAAAGTTGATAGCAGCGAAGGCACTCGTGAGCGCGCTGCTCGTCTGGTTGCCGCTTTGAAAGGCAACGAAGGCAAAGCACCTGTACTGGCGGAAATCGCTAAAAACAGCGACTTCTTCACCAAGCGTTCCCAGTGGGTCTTCGGCGGCGACGGCTGGGCTTATGATATCGGCTACGGCGGTCTTGACCATGTACTGGCTTCCGGCGAAAACATCAACGTCCTGGTTCTGGATACCGAAGTGTACTCCAACACCGGCGGTCAGTCCTCCAAGTCGACTCCGGCTGCTGCGATCGCTCAGTTTGCTGCTAGCGGCAAGAAAACCAAGAAAAAAGATCTCGGCATGATGGCCATGTCCTATGGCTATGTATATGTGGCGCAGATTGGCATGGGCGCGGACAAAAACCAAACCCTTAAAGCCATTGCCGAAGCTGAAGCATATCCGGGTCCGTCCTTGGTTATCGCTTACGCTCCGTGCATCAACCATGGCCTGAAGAAAGGCATGGGCTGCAGCCAAGAAGAAACTAAAAAAGCTGTGGAATGCGGTTACTGGTCGTTGTACCGCTTCAACCCGGATCTCGCTGAGCAGGGCAAGAATCCGTTCACCTTGGATTCTAAAGAACCTACTGGCGACTTCCAAGCCTTCCTTAAAGGCGAAGTCCGTTATGCTTCTCTTCAGAAGCAGAACCCGGATAATGCGCAAGCATTGTTTGCCAAAACAGAAAAAGATGCCGCTGATCGTCGCGCTACCTATAAGCGCCTTGCTGACGCATAA
- the mutY gene encoding A/G-specific adenine glycosylase — translation MQKKWPLLLLNWYDENKRQLPWREQTDAYRTWVSEVMLQQTRVEAVKEYYRRFLERFPAIEDLAAATEEDVLQQWQGLGYYSRARNLWQGAKETVAQYGGEVPNDEKSLRALPGVGEYTAGAILSIAYQQAVPAVDGNVLRVFSRLYGLQEDVQTTAAKKTVAKLVCEVLPTKRPGDFNQALMDFGAALCIPETPRCEECPVRAHCLARLQGQERILPVRKQKKPPKCIQVAVGLAKSPEGGYWLEKRPERGLLAGMWQFISAEAETEKEAVALLADRGLQLLQPALPLWRVSHVFSHRRWELAIYDCTSTKCLQDSGWLEVKEDAFESVLWAGPHQKISAWLEKNKKS, via the coding sequence ATGCAAAAAAAATGGCCTTTGCTGTTGTTAAACTGGTATGATGAAAATAAACGTCAGCTTCCTTGGAGGGAACAGACGGATGCATATCGAACCTGGGTTTCGGAAGTCATGTTGCAGCAAACAAGAGTAGAAGCAGTGAAAGAATATTACCGGCGCTTTTTAGAACGCTTTCCGGCTATTGAAGATTTAGCGGCGGCTACGGAAGAAGACGTTTTACAGCAATGGCAAGGCCTGGGATATTATTCACGGGCGAGGAATTTATGGCAAGGCGCCAAAGAAACGGTGGCTCAATATGGCGGGGAAGTCCCTAACGACGAAAAGTCTTTGCGCGCGTTGCCGGGGGTTGGCGAATATACGGCTGGAGCTATTTTGAGTATTGCTTATCAGCAGGCTGTGCCTGCGGTAGATGGCAATGTGCTGCGCGTTTTCAGCCGCCTATACGGGTTGCAGGAAGACGTGCAGACAACCGCAGCCAAAAAGACGGTAGCCAAACTGGTTTGTGAAGTGCTGCCGACGAAGAGGCCTGGTGATTTCAATCAAGCACTAATGGATTTTGGCGCGGCTCTTTGCATACCGGAAACACCGCGTTGTGAAGAGTGTCCGGTGAGGGCGCATTGCTTGGCTCGGTTGCAGGGGCAAGAACGAATTTTGCCGGTGCGTAAGCAAAAAAAACCGCCTAAATGCATACAGGTGGCAGTGGGGCTGGCTAAAAGCCCGGAGGGAGGCTATTGGCTGGAAAAACGTCCAGAACGTGGGCTTCTGGCTGGTATGTGGCAGTTTATTTCAGCAGAAGCAGAAACAGAAAAAGAAGCGGTAGCATTGTTGGCTGACCGGGGCTTACAATTGCTGCAGCCAGCCTTGCCGTTATGGCGCGTGTCTCATGTGTTCAGCCATCGTCGCTGGGAATTGGCCATATATGACTGTACATCGACCAAGTGCCTGCAAGATTCTGGCTGGCTGGAAGTAAAGGAAGACGCGTTTGAGAGTGTGCTGTGGGCGGGGCCGCATCAAAAAATTTCTGCGTGGCTGGAAAAAAATAAAAAATCATGA
- the thiE gene encoding thiamine phosphate synthase — translation MEKSQVDYTLYLVTDRSFLQGRTLADCVEEACRNGATLVQLREKNASSRFFYEEALAVREVTRKLEIPLIINDRLDIALAVGADGLHVGQEDLPLSIARHQLGKEALIGVSVHSVEEAVTAQAGGADYVGIGSLFPTSTKNDVQQLSWADVQAMREVLHIPAVGIGGIAAANLREVRQSGLDGAAVVSAILSAKDIGGTTRELRQIWEQGHTKK, via the coding sequence ATGGAAAAGAGCCAAGTGGACTATACCTTGTATTTAGTAACCGATCGCAGCTTTTTGCAGGGAAGGACCTTAGCGGATTGCGTGGAAGAAGCTTGCCGAAATGGAGCGACATTGGTGCAGTTGCGAGAAAAAAATGCCTCAAGCCGTTTTTTCTACGAAGAAGCATTGGCGGTGCGGGAAGTAACCAGGAAGCTAGAGATTCCCTTGATTATTAATGACCGTTTAGATATTGCATTGGCCGTTGGTGCCGATGGTCTGCATGTGGGGCAGGAAGATTTGCCGTTGTCCATTGCCCGGCACCAGTTGGGGAAAGAGGCGCTGATTGGCGTGTCGGTACATTCGGTAGAAGAAGCTGTAACTGCGCAAGCTGGTGGGGCTGACTATGTAGGCATTGGCAGTTTGTTTCCTACGTCTACTAAAAACGATGTGCAGCAACTGTCTTGGGCTGATGTGCAGGCTATGCGAGAAGTGCTGCATATTCCCGCTGTTGGAATTGGCGGCATTGCTGCGGCTAACTTGCGGGAAGTTCGTCAAAGCGGCTTAGATGGAGCTGCGGTGGTATCTGCCATTTTAAGCGCAAAGGATATTGGGGGCACGACCCGAGAGCTGCGGCAAATTTGGGAACAAGGTCACACGAAAAAATAA
- a CDS encoding bifunctional diguanylate cyclase/phosphodiesterase, which translates to MNRKVRKLLLHLGRSVKRSRWQAVPTTLFSAFPFSRQSHPLTRTSLSQSLASQTSDLEEILESKGITTHFQPIVDLRTGSIIGYEALSRGPLDSPLHSPVSLFQAADTEALLTQLEDLCLDQALENAAVHQLDGLLFLNVNPVTLGKHARNFSAFLNRLRQQQLGPAHIVFELTERTAIQDFDLFRASISRCRHHQFTIAIDDAGAGYSSLQAIAELQPEYIKIDRSLIQNIQESNLKKALLSALVDCGHAIHAKLIAEGIETSAELAEIIRLGVDYGQGFFLARPATPPPPLAPECRQTIQTLQAQRHQEQTLSKTFGLTIGDIAQYCPSVSASTLVCDLEDYLHDETIPGIVITESDAPQGLLMKNRLYSQLGTQFGISLYYQRPVERIMDRQPLVVSADLPLEAVSQIAMSRHADHLYDLIIVVKDGALHGVVSIIHLLKNVTNLQIRRAFNANPLTGLPGNLIIEERLKTLIAEKNAFAVLYIDLDNFKAFNDKYGFERGDQALLHTARLLSSCLAEHCGSSTRDFLGHIGGDDFVVITTQENAFLLCQTICCHFDQEVNSLYPPEDLQQQHIRVLNRKGEEEVFPLMSLSIAIVHNQQKTFGNYLEISEIAANLKKKAKKIPGSSWCADRRTSTPPQAATS; encoded by the coding sequence ATGAATCGCAAAGTCCGCAAACTACTCCTGCACTTAGGCCGTTCAGTCAAGCGCTCACGCTGGCAGGCCGTCCCTACTACCCTGTTTTCGGCCTTTCCCTTCTCTCGTCAGTCCCATCCGCTAACGAGAACATCCCTCTCCCAGTCGTTAGCGTCCCAAACTTCAGATCTGGAAGAAATATTAGAAAGCAAAGGCATCACTACCCATTTTCAACCCATTGTCGATTTGCGTACCGGCAGTATTATCGGTTATGAAGCGCTCAGCCGCGGTCCTCTTGACAGCCCCTTGCATTCGCCTGTGTCACTATTTCAAGCGGCCGACACAGAAGCTCTGCTAACACAGCTGGAGGATTTATGCCTCGACCAGGCCTTGGAAAATGCCGCCGTGCATCAGCTGGACGGTCTGCTCTTTCTCAATGTCAATCCCGTTACGTTGGGAAAACACGCTAGAAATTTTTCCGCATTTCTAAATCGTTTGCGCCAGCAGCAGCTAGGACCGGCGCATATTGTCTTTGAATTAACAGAACGCACCGCCATTCAAGACTTTGACCTTTTTCGCGCTTCCATCTCCCGCTGCCGGCATCATCAGTTCACCATTGCCATTGATGATGCCGGCGCTGGCTATTCCAGCCTGCAGGCCATTGCAGAATTGCAGCCTGAATATATAAAAATTGATCGTTCGCTCATTCAAAATATACAAGAAAGCAATTTAAAAAAAGCCCTGCTATCAGCGCTTGTCGATTGCGGCCATGCCATCCATGCAAAGTTGATTGCCGAAGGCATTGAAACGTCTGCGGAGTTGGCAGAGATCATTCGCCTAGGCGTAGACTACGGCCAAGGCTTTTTTCTGGCTCGTCCAGCAACTCCGCCGCCCCCGCTAGCGCCGGAGTGCCGCCAAACCATTCAAACCCTCCAAGCACAACGGCATCAAGAGCAAACCCTTTCCAAAACCTTCGGTCTTACCATTGGTGATATCGCTCAATATTGCCCCAGCGTCAGCGCCTCCACGCTTGTTTGCGACCTGGAAGACTATCTTCATGACGAAACCATTCCAGGCATCGTCATCACCGAAAGTGACGCCCCACAGGGTCTGTTGATGAAAAACCGACTGTATTCGCAGTTGGGTACGCAATTTGGCATTTCTCTTTATTATCAGCGCCCGGTAGAACGCATTATGGATCGACAGCCTCTTGTTGTCAGTGCGGATCTGCCATTAGAAGCCGTTTCTCAAATCGCCATGAGCCGCCACGCCGACCATCTTTACGATCTGATTATCGTCGTCAAGGACGGTGCTCTGCATGGCGTAGTATCCATTATTCATTTGCTAAAAAACGTCACCAACCTGCAAATCCGCCGCGCTTTCAATGCGAACCCGCTCACAGGACTGCCAGGAAACCTGATCATTGAAGAGCGTTTAAAAACCCTCATCGCGGAAAAAAACGCCTTTGCCGTACTCTATATTGATCTGGACAATTTCAAAGCTTTCAATGACAAATACGGCTTCGAACGAGGCGATCAGGCTCTTTTGCACACCGCCCGCCTCCTCAGTTCTTGTTTAGCCGAGCATTGCGGCTCTTCAACCCGCGATTTTCTCGGGCATATCGGCGGCGACGATTTCGTCGTCATTACTACCCAGGAAAATGCCTTTCTCCTCTGCCAAACCATCTGCTGCCATTTCGATCAAGAAGTCAATTCACTCTACCCGCCGGAAGACCTGCAGCAGCAACATATACGCGTCCTAAACCGCAAAGGAGAAGAAGAAGTCTTCCCCCTGATGAGCCTGTCCATCGCGATAGTTCACAATCAGCAAAAAACCTTCGGCAACTATCTGGAAATCTCCGAGATTGCCGCTAACTTAAAAAAGAAAGCCAAGAAAATTCCTGGCTCTTCGTGGTGTGCTGACCGTCGTACCTCCACCCCGCCGCAAGCCGCAACTTCCTGA
- a CDS encoding MFS transporter, protein MTKTRWWFAWLMFIVSFVSYMDRVNFSVATPEIMKEFGYGKMEIGWLQTAFFAGYALMQIPGGMMAEYFGHRRIVSGSVLWWSVFTVLTAVPSSFTGLAAVRCLFGMGEGPVYPAFNNFIGRWFPSGEKARASSFLLSGSFIGPVFGPAITVALMLALGWRSVFVIFGVVGVIVSFLWYRHVKETPGQSPLVNAAEKEYIEAGAVAGGKKMAPWSAFMRSRQFWAIGIQYFITDYIMFVFLAWLPLYLMEAQKFSLQKMGWAAALPWAMLCGITFLAGYISDRMVASGVSKNKARTIFGIAGLLVCCVTLYLAATAGDPWQNVLWLTVSLGSLGFTFNASWAACHDIGGAYAGSVAGWMNFWGNVGGVLAPIVTAWIATTYGWQAAITFTSLTALIGVGAWILVKPDQSIQNIAEKQAV, encoded by the coding sequence ATGACAAAAACTCGCTGGTGGTTTGCATGGCTGATGTTTATTGTAAGCTTTGTGTCCTATATGGACCGGGTTAACTTTTCTGTGGCCACTCCGGAGATTATGAAGGAATTTGGTTATGGGAAAATGGAGATCGGGTGGCTGCAGACAGCCTTTTTTGCCGGTTATGCGCTAATGCAGATTCCAGGAGGCATGATGGCGGAATACTTTGGGCACCGCCGGATTGTATCTGGTTCTGTACTGTGGTGGTCCGTGTTTACCGTTTTGACGGCAGTGCCATCCTCCTTCACGGGTTTGGCGGCAGTGCGCTGTTTGTTCGGCATGGGGGAAGGGCCGGTATATCCGGCGTTTAACAATTTTATTGGTCGATGGTTTCCTTCTGGTGAAAAAGCCAGAGCGTCTTCGTTCCTTTTGAGCGGCTCTTTCATTGGGCCTGTGTTTGGGCCAGCGATTACGGTAGCCTTGATGCTGGCTTTGGGCTGGCGTTCGGTGTTTGTTATTTTTGGCGTTGTGGGTGTTATTGTATCGTTCCTCTGGTATCGTCATGTGAAAGAAACGCCAGGGCAAAGCCCTTTGGTTAATGCGGCGGAAAAGGAATATATTGAAGCGGGCGCAGTTGCGGGCGGCAAGAAAATGGCTCCTTGGAGCGCTTTTATGCGGTCACGCCAGTTTTGGGCTATCGGAATTCAATATTTTATTACGGACTATATCATGTTTGTATTTTTGGCATGGCTGCCTCTTTATTTGATGGAAGCGCAGAAGTTTTCTCTGCAAAAAATGGGCTGGGCAGCGGCGTTGCCGTGGGCGATGCTCTGTGGCATTACTTTTTTAGCGGGCTATATCAGTGATCGCATGGTTGCGTCAGGTGTTTCAAAAAATAAAGCGCGGACCATTTTTGGTATCGCTGGATTACTTGTTTGCTGTGTAACTTTGTATCTGGCGGCGACGGCAGGAGATCCCTGGCAGAATGTGCTTTGGCTTACTGTATCGTTGGGATCGTTGGGCTTTACCTTTAATGCTTCTTGGGCGGCTTGCCATGATATTGGCGGCGCCTATGCTGGTTCGGTTGCCGGCTGGATGAATTTCTGGGGTAATGTTGGCGGTGTCTTGGCGCCGATTGTGACGGCTTGGATTGCGACAACGTACGGCTGGCAAGCAGCCATTACTTTTACATCCTTAACGGCTCTGATTGGCGTTGGCGCTTGGATCTTGGTTAAACCAGATCAAAGTATCCAAAATATTGCAGAAAAGCAGGCTGTATAA
- the larA gene encoding nickel-dependent lactate racemase: MEKTFTFGLGDQQVQVQVPAQQVLHVIEGKAAPAITDVNAAVQDALRNPIDSPPLKEVVKAGEKVAVIVSDVTRAWTKFDQFLPTLLNELNEAGVPDTDIDIVIALGSHRPHTPEEDLSVCGEEVCRRVRIHQHEASDTEKLTYMGTTSRGVKAYMNKLVAAADKVILTGGIVYHLMAGFGGGRKSVMPGVSSWEAIQSNHCIALNEVVGKGISPDCVSGKLEGNPMHMDMEEHAEFLKPAFLLNAVFTPEGKFARFVAGNWRSAWREGTKTAEDIFGIPIEAKADLVLASAGGYPKDINLYQGSKTIDNAFMAVKPGGAIICFLECRDITEPPEFSGWFKHKDLHEFELALRERFTIPGYVAFKLANIAKQVSLIIVTHPNNVDFMNKAGGIIPATSAEEAMAIAKKKIGRDDFTVTVMEHGANTVPVLKK, encoded by the coding sequence ATGGAAAAAACATTTACATTTGGCCTGGGAGATCAACAAGTGCAGGTCCAGGTCCCGGCGCAGCAGGTCCTGCATGTGATTGAAGGCAAGGCCGCTCCGGCGATTACGGATGTCAATGCTGCGGTGCAAGACGCGTTGCGCAATCCGATTGATTCGCCGCCGTTGAAAGAGGTAGTCAAGGCCGGCGAAAAAGTGGCGGTTATTGTCAGCGATGTCACTCGTGCTTGGACGAAATTTGACCAATTCTTACCGACATTGTTGAATGAATTGAACGAGGCCGGCGTACCGGATACAGATATTGATATAGTGATTGCTCTGGGCAGCCACCGGCCGCATACGCCGGAAGAAGACCTTAGTGTTTGTGGCGAAGAAGTTTGTCGGCGTGTGCGTATTCATCAGCATGAAGCGAGTGATACGGAAAAGCTTACTTACATGGGTACGACGAGCCGGGGCGTCAAAGCGTATATGAATAAGCTGGTTGCAGCTGCTGATAAGGTGATTTTGACCGGCGGCATTGTGTATCATTTGATGGCGGGCTTTGGCGGCGGACGCAAGTCGGTCATGCCTGGCGTCAGCAGTTGGGAAGCTATTCAAAGCAACCACTGCATCGCGCTGAATGAAGTAGTGGGCAAGGGGATCAGCCCGGACTGCGTTTCAGGTAAACTGGAAGGCAATCCTATGCACATGGATATGGAAGAACATGCAGAATTCCTGAAGCCTGCATTCTTGCTTAATGCCGTGTTTACACCGGAAGGGAAGTTTGCTCGCTTTGTGGCGGGTAACTGGCGCAGCGCCTGGCGTGAAGGAACGAAGACGGCGGAAGATATCTTCGGGATCCCGATTGAAGCTAAAGCGGACCTGGTATTAGCTTCCGCTGGTGGTTATCCGAAAGACATCAATCTCTACCAAGGTTCTAAAACCATTGATAACGCATTTATGGCGGTAAAACCGGGCGGTGCTATCATTTGCTTCTTGGAGTGCCGCGATATTACAGAACCTCCGGAATTTAGCGGTTGGTTCAAACACAAAGATCTGCATGAGTTTGAGTTGGCTTTGCGGGAACGCTTCACCATTCCGGGGTATGTGGCGTTCAAACTGGCTAATATTGCAAAGCAGGTTTCCTTGATTATTGTGACACATCCGAATAATGTGGATTTCATGAACAAAGCCGGCGGCATCATTCCGGCGACAAGCGCGGAAGAAGCTATGGCTATCGCAAAGAAAAAGATCGGCCGTGACGACTTCACGGTTACGGTGATGGAACACGGTGCTAATACGGTGCCGGTTTTGAAGAAATAA